Genomic window (Streptomyces sp. NBC_01431):
GCGTCTGGTCCCAGTCGGCTTCCTTGGCCGCGGCCTTGAACTCCTCGTAGCCGTGGGTGTGTTCGCGGACGAACAGCTCGTCGACGGCGCCTTCGGTCTCGATGATCAGTTTGTTGAGGAGGCGGAAGAGTGCCTGGTCGCCGCCGATGCGGATCTGCAGGAACAGGTCGGTGAGGTCGGCGCCCTTGATCATGCCCTGCGGGGTCTGCGGGTTCTTGAACTTCTCCAGTCCCGCCTCGGGCAGCGGATTCACCGAGATGATCTTCGCTCCGGCGGCCTTCGCCTTCTCCAGGGCGGACAGCATCCGGGGGTGGTTGGTGCCCGGGTTCTGCCCGGCGACCACGATCAGGTCGGCCTGGTGCAGGTCTTCGAGGGAGACGCTGCCCTTGCCGATGCCGATGGTCTGCGTCAGTGCCGAGCCGGACGACTCGTGACACATGTTGGAGCAGTCCGGAAGGTTGTTGGTGCCGAACTCGCGGGCGAACAACTGCAGCAGGAACGCTGCCTCGTTGCTGGTGCGGCCCGAGGTGTAGAAGAGGGCCTCGTCGGGCGAGCCGAGCGCGTTGAGCTCCTCCGCGATGATCTCGAAGGCCCGCTCCCAGGTGATCGCCTCGTACCGCTCGGCGCCCTCGGGCAGATACATCGGCTGGGTGATGCGGCCCTGCTGGCCCAGCCAGTATCCGCTGCGCTCGGCGAGGTCGGAGAGGGGGCGCGCGGCGAAGAAGTCCGGGGTGACGCGGCGCAGGGTCGCCTCCTCGGCGACGGCTTTGGCCCCGTTCTCGCAGAACTCCGCGGTGTGCCGCTTGTCGCCCTCCGGCCAGGCGCAGCCCGGACAGTCGAAGCCGTCCTTCTGGTTGACCTTCAGCAGGGTCTGCGCGGTGCGGCGCAGGCCCATCTGCTCCTGGGCCATGCGCAGGGTGTGGCCGATGGCGGGAAGACCGGCGGCGGCACGCTTCGGCGCGGCGACCTGCGGCGCGTCCTGGACCGGTTCACCTACGGGCGGCTTGCTGACCATGGCGCTGCTCCCCTTCGAGCGGACACGTCGTACGAACACGTGGTGCGGACACTTCGCGCGCAGATCGCGTACGGATACGGCGTACGGATACCGCGCACGTACACGTGCGTGTGGACACTTCGTGCGGATACTTCGTGCGGATGCGAGATGTGTGCGTGTCCGATCCTGTCACGCGGCACTGACAGCCCCTCCGGACAGGTCGCGAGGGCCGCCGGGTCCGGGGCTGGCGGGGATTGTCAGTGGGGCGTGGCAGGATCGGGGGCATGGCTGAGACAGCATCGAAGAATGCCCCGGACAACCGACCGCGCCTGCTCCTCATGGACGGGCACTCCCTGGCGTACCGGGCGTTCTTCGCGCTGCCCGCGGAGAACTTCACGACCGCGACGGGCCAGCCGACCAACGCGGTCTACGGCTTCATGTCGATGCTCGCGAACACCCTGCGTGACGAGGCGCCCACGCACTTCGCGGTGGCGTTCGACGTCTCCCGCAAGACGTGGCGCTCGACGGAGTTCCCGGAGTACAAGGCGAACCGGTCGAAGAGCCCGGACGAATTCAAGGGGCAGGTCGAGCTGATCGGCGAGCTGCTCGACGCGATGCACGCCGACCGGTTCGCGACCGACGGCTTCGAGGCCGACGACATCATCGCCACGCTCGCCACCCAGGCCGAGGCGGCGGGCTTCGAGGTCCTCATCGTCACCGGTGACCGGGACGCCTTCCAGCTGGTCTCCGAGCACGTCACCGTCCTGTACCCGACGAAGGGCGTCTCCGAGCTGACCCGGTTCACCCCGGAGAAGGTGGTGGAGAAGTACGGCCTGACTCCGCAGCAGTACCCGGACTTCGCGGCGCTGCGCGGCGACCCGTCGGACAACCTGCCGGGCATCCCCGGCGTCGGTGAGAAGACCGCCGCGAAGTGGATCAACCAGTTCGGTTCGTTCGCGGAGCTGGTCGAGCGCGCCGAGGAGGTCAAGGGCAAGGCGGGGCAGAACTTCCGCGACCACATCGAGGCGGTCAAGCTCAACCGGCGCCTGACCGAGATGGTCAAGGACGTCGAGCTGCCCAAGGGCCCGGCCGACCTGGAGCGCGCCCCGTACGACCGTGCCGCGGTGACCGGTGTCCTCGACGTCCTGGAGATCCGCAACCCGTCGCTGCGCGAGCGGCTGCTCGCCGTCGACCCGGGCGCGGGTCAGGACCAGGCTCCGGCGCCGGAGGCCGCGGTGGAGCTGGACGGCTCGGTGCTGGCCGCCGGCGAGCTGGCCGGGTGGCTGGCCGAGCACGGCGGTCAGCCGCTCGGGGTGGCCACGGTCGACACCTGGGCGCTGGGCACCGGCAGCGTCACCGAGATCGCGCTGGCCGCGGCCGGCGGTGCGGCGGCCTGGTTCGACCCGGCCCAGCTCGACGCGGCCGACGAGCAGGCCTTCGCCGCCTGGATCGCGGACGCCGCGGCGCCCAAGATCATGCACAACGCGAAGGCCGCCATGCGGGTCTTCCCCGAGCACGGCTGGAGCGTCGCGGGCGTCGCGATGGACACCGCGCTCGCCGCCTACCTCGTCAAGCCGGGCCGCCGCTCCTTCGCCCTGGACGCGCTGTCCGTCGAGTACCTGGGCCGCGAGCTGGCGCCGGCCGCTGCCGACGGTCAGCTCGCCTTCGGCTCGGACGACGAGGCGGAGGCTGACGCGCTGATGGCCCAGGCGCGGGCTGTCCTCGACCTGGGCGGCGCGTTCACGGAGCGCCTGAAGGAGGTCGGCGCGGCGGAACTGCTGCACGACGTCGAGTTGCCCACCTCCCTTCTCCTCGCCCGCATGGAGCGGTACGGCATCGCTGCCGACCGGGCCCATCTCGAAGCGATGGAGCAGCAGTTCGCGGGTGCGGTGCAGCAGGCCGTGAAGGAGGCGCACGCCTCGGTGGGCCACGAGTTCAACCTGGGCTCGCCCAAGCAGCTCCAGGAAGTTCTCTTCGGTGAACTGGCCCTGCCCAAGACGAAGAAGACCAAGACCGGTTACACCACGGACGCCGACGCGCTGGCCTGGCTGGCGGCACAGACCGAGCACGAGCTGCCGGTCATCATGCTGCGCCACCGCGAGCAGGCGAAGCTGCGGGTCACCGTCGAGGGCCTGATCAAGACGGTCGCCGCGGACGGCCGCATCCACACCACGTTCAACCAGACGGTCGCGGCGACCGGCCGCCTCTCCTCGACCGACCCCAACTTGCAGAATATTCCGGTGCGTACGGACGAGGGCCGCGCGATCCGGCGGGGCTTCGTGGTCGGCGAGGGCTACGAGTCGCTGCTCACCGCGGACTACAGCCAGATCGAACTGCGCGTGATGGCCCACCTGTCCGAGGACGAGGGCCTCATCGAGGCGTTCGCCTCCGGTGAGGACCTGCACACCACGGTCGCCTCGCAGGTGTTCGGCGTGGCCAAGTCCCGGGTCGACCCGGAGATGCGGCGCAAGATCAAGGCGATGTCGTACGGCCTCGCGTACGGCCTGTCGGCCTTCGGCCTCTCGCAGCAGCTGAACATCGAGGCGGGCGAGGCACGCGGTCTGATGGACACGTTCTTCGAGCGCTTCGGCGGTGTACGGGACTACCTCCAGCGAGTGGTGGAGGAAGCGCGCGCGACGGGCTACACGGAGACCATGCTGGGCCGCCGCCGCTACCTGCCCGACCTCAACAGCGACAACCGCCAGCGCCGCGAGATGGCCGAGCGGATGGCGCTCAACGCCCCGATCCAGGGCACGGCGGCGGACATCGTGAAGGTGGCGATGCTGAACGTGGACCGCGCCCTGACCGAAGCGGGTCTCACCTCCCGCCTCCTGCTCCAGGTCCACGACGAAATCGTCCTGGAAATCGCGCCGGGCGAACGCGAGCGGGTGGAGGAGCTGGTCCGCCGCGAGATGGCGGGAGCGGTGGAGCTCCGCGCTCCCCTGGACGTGTCCGTGGGAGCGGGCAACGACTGGGAGTCGGCCGCGCACTGAGGGACGGCGGGCAGGGCCGTCGCCGGACCCGCCCGCTCGTCACCCTGCGTTGTCCGGCTCGGCCGGCCCGGACAACGCAGGGTCGTCCCGGGGCGCGCCCCGGCCGAGGCCCCCTGATCTCCACGCCCACGCGTAGGCCAGCGCCGCCGCCGTCAGCCCCACGCCGCCCCCGAAGCACGCGCTCGGGATGAGGCCGAGGACCGAGACGTCGCCGTACAAGGCGTACCAGCGCAAGCACCGGTAGGTCGCGGCCACCGCCGTACAGCCGATCAGCACGGACAGCACCAACCGGCGTTCCCGCACGGCGAGTCCGGCCGGCGCCTGCCCGTGGTGCGCGGGGGCTCGGCGCAGCGCTGTCAGGGCGAACCAGCCGATTCCCGTCATCGCCAGGGCCGAGCCCCCGTACTGGGCGTACCAGTAGAAGGGGAGGCCGGCGATCTTCTCGCCCAGCGCCGGCAGCACCCGGGTGCCGAAGCGGTCGGCATGCGTGAACGCGTCCCACGCCACATGAGTGGCCGAGCCGATCACAGCCGACAGCGAGAACCAGCCAACCAGGAACGGGGCGAGAGGGCGCTGCCAGGAGCGGCCGCGGACGACCGCGTACACGCGGGAGCGCCAGGATGTCCGAGGCAGCAGCGCGATCAGGGGCTCTCGCATCAGTAGCCACATCGCGACCAGGGCGTACGCGGTCAGGACGTCCACGGTGACGACGCCGAGTGCGGAGTGCGTGATCCGGCCGAACGGCATGGCGTCAGGCACGGCCGTCGCGACGTAGTACGTGACGTCCGGCGCGAACGAGCCCGCGACCAGAGCCGACGCGACGAGCCGTCCGCGTGCCGTGCCGTTCCTCCGGATGCCGGGCAGCACCGCCGCGGCGTGGCTCAGCGTGAACGGCATACGTCCCTCGTCAGTCGGTCGATCTCACCTGTCGGCGTCAACCCTCGGCCGGTAGGCGTCATTTGCTCGCATCCATTACCCATCAGCGATCAACAACGTTCGGTATCCGGAACAGGTTCCCTTGTTATCGACAGGGCAACGCACAGGTGGCGAATCAGTGAAAACCGGTCAGACGGCGGTGTCATCGCGCCGTTGGTTGCCGTAGTGTCACCTGAGTTCTCGCGCTGGGGAGCGCGGACAGCCGAGTACGGGGAGGGACTTGACGTATGGCACCGCACATGGGCCGACGACTGCGCAAGGGAGCGGGGACCACGGCGTTGGCCGCGGTGGCGGTGGCGGCGCTTTCCGCATCGCAGGCGCCGGGAGTCGTGCACGCGAGCAACCCGGGCGACCAGGCGGCCTCGGACGCCACACCGACGCCCACCCCGAGCAACCCGGCATCCGGTAACTCCCCGTACTACACGGACCTTCCGCCGCTCGTGTCGCCGACGCCGCCGAACCCGAACCTGAACCCGAACCCGACGGCGAGCAACCCCGTCGGCGGTGACCAGCAGGGCATACCGGCGACCGTCCTGGACGCATACAAGAAGGCCGAGGCGGCGCTCGCGACGGCCCGGCCCGGCTGCCACCTCCCCTGGCAACTGCTCGGCGCGATCGGCAAGGTCGAATCGGGGCATGCCGACGGCGGCCGCGTGGACGCCAACGGCACCACCCTCACCCCGATCCTCGGCCCGGTGCTCAATGGCGCCGGCTTCGCCAACATCGCGGACACCGACCACGGTGCGTACGACGGCGACAAGGTGTTCGACCGCGCGGTCGGGCCGATGCAGTTCATCCCGTCGACTTGGGCGACGTCGGGCAAGGACGGCAACGGCGACGGCATCAAGGACCCCAACAACGTCTACGACGCGGCTCTCGCCACGGGCTTCTACCTCTGCGCGGACGGCCGCGACGTCGCGGTGAAGAAGGACCTGGACAAGGCGATCCTGAGCTACAACCAGTCGCAGGAGTACCTGACCACGGTCACGACGTGGTTCGACTTCTACCGGCGCGGCAGCTTCCAGGTCCCCGACGGCACGGGCCCGCTGCCCGGCCGCCGCAGCGACCGGACGCCCAGCAAGCCGCCGGTCACGCCGAAGACGCCGCCTAGCCAGAAGCCGGCCCCCAAGCCGACGCCGAACCCGCCCGCCCCGCCGGTGAAGCCGCCGGTGCCGCCCGTCAAGCCGGGTGGCGACGGCGGCACGCCGACCCCGCCCGTCGCACGGCCGACGACGTTCGAGAACGCCGGCACCAGCGAACTGACGGCCTTCGCGGGCGGTGCGTTCGGCGGGCAGCCGACGGCTCGGGTGAAGGACGCGTCCGGCAAGGCGATGGCGAAGCTGTCGGTGAAGTTCGAGATCGTCGGTGACACCGACACCCGCTTCCCCGGCGGTGCGACCACCGCGGTGGTGGCCACCGCGACGGACGGCACGGCCGCCGCCCCGGCGCTGACGGTGGGCGAGAAGACCGGCACGTTCACCGTGCGAGCCACGCTCGTCGACGCCGCGCTTTCCGCGGTGGACTGGAAGGCGACGGTTGTCGCCCGGCAGGCCGACGCCCTGGTCCGCAGTGACGCCAAGGTGCTGACGGCCGCGCCGAACGGCGAGTTCGCCAACCAGGTGTCCGTCAAGGCGACCTTCAAGGGCGCGGTCGCCCCCGCTGTGGCCGCCTCCGCCGCCCTGATCGTGACCCCGGCCGCGGGCGCCGACCCGAAGGCCGAGCCCAAGGTCAATGACAAGGGCCCCTACTTCAAGGACGCCGAGGGCAACCCGGTCCGCGAGCTCAAGGACCTGAAGACGGACGCGAAGGGCTTCCTGGTCCTGCCGAAGATGTACGCCGACAGCCAGACCGGCACGTTCCAGCTCCGTCTCACGACCGACGGCGGGGCCACGCTCACCGTCGAACTCAAGGTGGCCGCCGCCTCCTAGGCCCGTCTGACCCCGCTTGTCCCAGCAGCCCCCTTGCCGCCCGTCGGCAGAGGGGCTGCTCGACGTGTTCTCATCTCGGCCGGGCGTTGCTACGGTGCCCCCTCCTGACGATCCATCAGTTCCACGGAGGCCGAGCATGCGCGCCCTCATAGCCGCCGCGATCGGACTGGCCGCCGCCCTCGCCATCGTCCTGACCATCTCGGCCATCGGCGCCCCCGAGGGCAAGACCTCGCCCAAGCCGCTGCTCACCACCGTGCCCAGCGCCCCCGGGAAGATCACCCAGACCAAGTAGAGGGAGAGCAGGTCCATGCGACGCAAAGCCAGTCTCGTCCTGCTCGCCCTCGCCGTGTTCTTCGGCGCCCTGTCGCCGCTGCTGCGCTGGTACGCCTTTCCCCGGCTGGCCAAGATCCCGCCCAGCCAGTACCAGGAAGCCGTCCTCGAAGCGAAGAACGCCACCTTGATCGACTACGGAACCATGCAGTCCAAGGTGGTTCCCAAGGTCACCGTGGTCCAGACCCTCAAGGGCAATGTGGAGGCGTCCCGGGAGATCGAGAAGAGCGCCAGCAAGGACGTCGTCGTATGGGACACCCTGTCCTACATCCAGGGCCCCGACGGCAAGATGGTCTCCCAGATCCCCGAGCGCTACATCTTCGACGCGCACACCCAGGCACCCGTCCACGCCACCGGCGAGATGGTCGACGGCGACCCCGTGCAGCGCCAGGGCATCGAGTTCAAGTGGCCGTTCCTGACCGAGAAGCGGGACTACGAGTACTTCGACTTCCAGGCCCGCACCGCCGCGCCCATCCACTACAAGGGGACCCAGAAGTTCCACGGCCTCGACGTCTACTACTTCGAGCAGACCATCCCGTGGACCAAGGTGCCCTACCCGAAGAAGATGCCACTGTCCGGCGTCGACTCCAGCACCCTGGAGAAGACCACCGGAACCACCCTCTGGTACACCACCGTGCGGAAGTTCTGGATCGACCCCGTGACCGGTGCACCGGTCAACGGGGAGGAGGTCAACCACGAGGAACTGCGCGGCGGCACCCTGCTCGGCGGCCGGGACAAGG
Coding sequences:
- the polA gene encoding DNA polymerase I, whose protein sequence is MAETASKNAPDNRPRLLLMDGHSLAYRAFFALPAENFTTATGQPTNAVYGFMSMLANTLRDEAPTHFAVAFDVSRKTWRSTEFPEYKANRSKSPDEFKGQVELIGELLDAMHADRFATDGFEADDIIATLATQAEAAGFEVLIVTGDRDAFQLVSEHVTVLYPTKGVSELTRFTPEKVVEKYGLTPQQYPDFAALRGDPSDNLPGIPGVGEKTAAKWINQFGSFAELVERAEEVKGKAGQNFRDHIEAVKLNRRLTEMVKDVELPKGPADLERAPYDRAAVTGVLDVLEIRNPSLRERLLAVDPGAGQDQAPAPEAAVELDGSVLAAGELAGWLAEHGGQPLGVATVDTWALGTGSVTEIALAAAGGAAAWFDPAQLDAADEQAFAAWIADAAAPKIMHNAKAAMRVFPEHGWSVAGVAMDTALAAYLVKPGRRSFALDALSVEYLGRELAPAAADGQLAFGSDDEAEADALMAQARAVLDLGGAFTERLKEVGAAELLHDVELPTSLLLARMERYGIAADRAHLEAMEQQFAGAVQQAVKEAHASVGHEFNLGSPKQLQEVLFGELALPKTKKTKTGYTTDADALAWLAAQTEHELPVIMLRHREQAKLRVTVEGLIKTVAADGRIHTTFNQTVAATGRLSSTDPNLQNIPVRTDEGRAIRRGFVVGEGYESLLTADYSQIELRVMAHLSEDEGLIEAFASGEDLHTTVASQVFGVAKSRVDPEMRRKIKAMSYGLAYGLSAFGLSQQLNIEAGEARGLMDTFFERFGGVRDYLQRVVEEARATGYTETMLGRRRYLPDLNSDNRQRREMAERMALNAPIQGTAADIVKVAMLNVDRALTEAGLTSRLLLQVHDEIVLEIAPGERERVEELVRREMAGAVELRAPLDVSVGAGNDWESAAH
- a CDS encoding DUF4184 family protein gives rise to the protein MPFTLSHAAAVLPGIRRNGTARGRLVASALVAGSFAPDVTYYVATAVPDAMPFGRITHSALGVVTVDVLTAYALVAMWLLMREPLIALLPRTSWRSRVYAVVRGRSWQRPLAPFLVGWFSLSAVIGSATHVAWDAFTHADRFGTRVLPALGEKIAGLPFYWYAQYGGSALAMTGIGWFALTALRRAPAHHGQAPAGLAVRERRLVLSVLIGCTAVAATYRCLRWYALYGDVSVLGLIPSACFGGGVGLTAAALAYAWAWRSGGLGRGAPRDDPALSGPAEPDNAG
- a CDS encoding lytic transglycosylase domain-containing protein codes for the protein MAPHMGRRLRKGAGTTALAAVAVAALSASQAPGVVHASNPGDQAASDATPTPTPSNPASGNSPYYTDLPPLVSPTPPNPNLNPNPTASNPVGGDQQGIPATVLDAYKKAEAALATARPGCHLPWQLLGAIGKVESGHADGGRVDANGTTLTPILGPVLNGAGFANIADTDHGAYDGDKVFDRAVGPMQFIPSTWATSGKDGNGDGIKDPNNVYDAALATGFYLCADGRDVAVKKDLDKAILSYNQSQEYLTTVTTWFDFYRRGSFQVPDGTGPLPGRRSDRTPSKPPVTPKTPPSQKPAPKPTPNPPAPPVKPPVPPVKPGGDGGTPTPPVARPTTFENAGTSELTAFAGGAFGGQPTARVKDASGKAMAKLSVKFEIVGDTDTRFPGGATTAVVATATDGTAAAPALTVGEKTGTFTVRATLVDAALSAVDWKATVVARQADALVRSDAKVLTAAPNGEFANQVSVKATFKGAVAPAVAASAALIVTPAAGADPKAEPKVNDKGPYFKDAEGNPVRELKDLKTDAKGFLVLPKMYADSQTGTFQLRLTTDGGATLTVELKVAAAS
- a CDS encoding SPW_0924 family protein, with product MRALIAAAIGLAAALAIVLTISAIGAPEGKTSPKPLLTTVPSAPGKITQTK
- a CDS encoding DUF3068 domain-containing protein, yielding MRRKASLVLLALAVFFGALSPLLRWYAFPRLAKIPPSQYQEAVLEAKNATLIDYGTMQSKVVPKVTVVQTLKGNVEASREIEKSASKDVVVWDTLSYIQGPDGKMVSQIPERYIFDAHTQAPVHATGEMVDGDPVQRQGIEFKWPFLTEKRDYEYFDFQARTAAPIHYKGTQKFHGLDVYYFEQTIPWTKVPYPKKMPLSGVDSSTLEKTTGTTLWYTTVRKFWIDPVTGAPVNGEEVNHEELRGGTLLGGRDKVTVFAGDVKMRDDYVNYTVDLVKKNRTLVLLLTSYLPWGFLGLGIALLCLSLWLEARGRRPSDPPPAVTERLEPVIA